GTCACTGGCATGGTTCGCTGGTCTGAATCCGTTTCCTGGCTCTCCAACAATGGTGTGGATTGCCTGTATGAGATCGGAACTGGCAAAGTTCTTTCTGGCTTGGCCAAGCGGATCGTCAAGGGGATTTCAACGGTCAACGTTGGTGAACCTGCCGATATTGATATCGCAATGGCGAAATTGGCCTGATATTCATTTGCAAAGTTGCTGCTGGGTTCGTATATCCAAGCTCTGATAGTTCTTGAGGTGAAGATGACTGCATTTATCGCAAAGGTTGTCTTCTTTGCCTTGCTATGACTGGAACTGCGAGCCCGTCTTTTTCCTCCGTGGAAAGAGATTACACTCTTGGAGGTAGTATTATGTTTGATTTGAGCGGAAAGTGCGCTCTTGTGACTGGCGCAAGCGGCGGCATTGGTGAAGCAATCGCTGTTGCTCTTCATGCACAAGGGGCGACTGTTACTCTGTCAGGTACTCGTGTTGAAGCTCTCGAAGCTCTTGCCGGCAAGCTTGGCGGTGAGCGCGTGTTTGTTTCTCCAGCCAATCTCTCCGAAGCAGACTCCATCGCCAATCTCGCCAAAGACGCGGAAGCCTCCATGGGGCAGCTTGATATTCTGGTAAACAATGCCGGAATTACCCGTGACGGTCTTTTCATGCGCATGAAGGACGAAGATTGGGAGCAAGTGCTGACGGTCAACCTGACCTCTGCAATGCGTCTGTCTCGCGCTGTTTTGCGCGGTATGATGAAGCGCCGCTCTGGTCGCATCATTTCAATCAGTTCGATTGTTGGTGTAACCGGCAATCCGGGGCAGGGGAATTATGCAGCAGCCAAGGCTGGCATGATCGGCATGACCAAATCGCTCGCGCAGGAAGTTGCAAACCGCGGTATCACTGCGAACTGCATCGCTCCGGGCTTCATAAAGACGGCGATGACCGACAAACTCAATGAAAAGCAGCAAGAGGCCATTAATGCCTCTATTCCTGCCGCTCGTATGGGGGCGCCGGAAGAAATTGCTGCAGCTGCTGTTTATCTCGCAAGCGATGAAGCTGCGTATATCACTGGCCAGACATTGCATGTCAATGGTGGTATGGCCATGATCTAATAAGATCTGCGGTGCTTTTTCAGGTTGAAATCTTGTGAAAGCGCCGTTATTTGCTTGGAAAAGAGCGGGAAGTAGGAGACAAATGCTTTTCTGGTTCATTCCTGATCTTCTCAAGCGCCAGAAAGTGTGTTACGAACCGCGCGAATTCCGGTGAAAGCCATTTTTGATTGGCTGATTTGGAAGCGGTTTAACAGCCAGGTTCACTGCGCAGGATTCGTATGAATCTGGTGGGCCAATAGGCAGTGCAGAATCGGGAAAGAGATTTGTTCGGCAATTGGCCATAACAAGCTGTTTTTCCAAACTTGATCGAACGCTAATTTTGAGGAAAGAAAATGAGCGATATCGCTGAACGCGTAAAAAAAATCGTGATCGAACATCTCGGTGTTGACGCTGAAAAAGTTACCGAATCCGCAAGCTTCATTGATGATCTGGGCGCAGACAGCTTGGACACCGTTGAGCTGGTTATGGCTTTTGAGGAAGAATTCGGCACAGAAATTCCTGATGACGCAGCAGAAACCATCCAGACCGTTGGTGACGCTGTCTCCTTCCTGACCAAAGCTGCCAGCTAATCTGTATGGCTATGGACCTCGATTATAGTGGTCCAATTGGTGATTTTTAAACCGGAAGGAGTTTGCTCTCCTTCCGGTTTTTTCTTTTCGGCAATAAGCACAGGCTGGGCTTTTGGCTCGCTTGATTTGGCTGAACAAGTCTGAAATGAATAATAGCTAAAAGCGCAAGATTGAATGCTT
This window of the uncultured Cohaesibacter sp. genome carries:
- a CDS encoding acyl carrier protein, producing MSDIAERVKKIVIEHLGVDAEKVTESASFIDDLGADSLDTVELVMAFEEEFGTEIPDDAAETIQTVGDAVSFLTKAAS
- the fabG gene encoding 3-oxoacyl-[acyl-carrier-protein] reductase, with amino-acid sequence MFDLSGKCALVTGASGGIGEAIAVALHAQGATVTLSGTRVEALEALAGKLGGERVFVSPANLSEADSIANLAKDAEASMGQLDILVNNAGITRDGLFMRMKDEDWEQVLTVNLTSAMRLSRAVLRGMMKRRSGRIISISSIVGVTGNPGQGNYAAAKAGMIGMTKSLAQEVANRGITANCIAPGFIKTAMTDKLNEKQQEAINASIPAARMGAPEEIAAAAVYLASDEAAYITGQTLHVNGGMAMI